In Reinekea thalattae, a genomic segment contains:
- the trpB gene encoding tryptophan synthase subunit beta, producing the protein MIRSDQGYFGEFGGRYVPEILLPALQELETMFNQLRDDPSFWQEYLSLCQEFSGRPTPLTPLRRLSKELGGAQIWLKREDLNHSGAHKVNNVLGQGLLVQRMGKKRVIAETGAGQHGLATAIMAARLGLQATIYMGADDIERQYSNVFWMRQLGAEVVGVETGARTLKEALDEALRDWAATVETTHYVLGTACGPAPFPELVTYFQSVISQEMKQQALEKIGRLPDEVVACVGGGSNAMGAFANFLEDDAVKLIGVEAGGRSFLPGEHSVRLLPDTGEDGIAQGYKTLFLQDDDGQLGDTHSIAAGLDYVGVSPILSHLSQTGRVIADSANDQEVVDAFKLLMKTEGIIPALESSHALAGGFKRAKQMSPDQHMVINLSGRGDKDIFNIAHAFPQPEWTEFLQREAARAQELENASKGEKS; encoded by the coding sequence ATGATACGCAGCGATCAAGGTTATTTTGGTGAGTTTGGCGGCCGTTATGTGCCGGAGATTCTACTGCCCGCGTTACAAGAACTGGAAACCATGTTTAATCAACTGCGCGACGATCCTTCCTTTTGGCAAGAATATCTCTCCTTATGCCAAGAATTCAGTGGTCGGCCGACGCCATTAACGCCGCTGCGTCGTCTTTCTAAAGAGCTGGGTGGCGCACAAATTTGGCTTAAGCGTGAAGACCTTAACCATTCTGGCGCGCACAAGGTTAACAACGTATTAGGTCAGGGCCTGTTGGTTCAACGTATGGGCAAAAAGCGTGTTATTGCTGAAACTGGCGCGGGTCAGCACGGTTTAGCAACGGCCATTATGGCGGCACGATTAGGTTTGCAGGCAACTATCTATATGGGTGCAGACGATATCGAGCGTCAATATTCGAATGTTTTTTGGATGCGTCAATTGGGTGCCGAGGTGGTTGGTGTTGAAACCGGCGCGCGGACGCTTAAAGAAGCCTTAGACGAAGCATTACGCGATTGGGCTGCCACGGTTGAAACCACCCACTATGTATTGGGTACCGCCTGTGGTCCTGCGCCCTTCCCGGAATTAGTCACCTACTTCCAAAGCGTTATTTCACAAGAAATGAAGCAGCAGGCACTGGAAAAAATCGGTCGTTTACCCGATGAAGTCGTCGCCTGTGTTGGCGGTGGTTCTAACGCAATGGGCGCCTTTGCTAACTTTTTAGAAGACGATGCGGTTAAGTTAATTGGTGTTGAAGCCGGTGGTCGTAGCTTCTTACCGGGCGAGCATTCGGTACGTTTGCTACCTGATACTGGCGAAGACGGCATTGCCCAAGGCTATAAAACACTTTTCTTACAGGACGATGATGGTCAGTTAGGTGATACTCATTCGATTGCTGCTGGTCTTGATTACGTCGGCGTATCGCCAATTTTATCGCACCTGTCGCAAACCGGACGTGTTATTGCCGACAGCGCAAACGACCAAGAAGTGGTTGATGCGTTTAAGCTGCTGATGAAAACCGAAGGTATTATTCCAGCATTGGAGTCGTCACACGCCCTAGCAGGTGGCTTTAAACGAGCCAAGCAGATGAGCCCAGACCAACACATGGTGATTAACCTGAGTGGTCGAGGTGATAAAGATATTTTCAACATTGCACATGCCTTCCCGCAGCCTGAGTGGACTGAATTTTTACAGCGAGAAGCCGCACGTGCACAAGAGTTAGAGAACGCAAGCAAGGGAGAAAAATCATGA
- a CDS encoding K+/H+ antiporter subunit F has translation MLNIVGIFVSSLIGISLLLNMWRFMKGPNMLDRVIALDTMYINAIALIILLGIFLDTTLYYEGALLIAMLGFVSTSAICKFVLRGDIIE, from the coding sequence ATGCTAAATATAGTTGGTATTTTTGTCAGCAGCCTGATCGGTATTTCTTTGTTACTTAACATGTGGCGCTTTATGAAAGGCCCTAACATGCTAGACCGAGTAATAGCGCTAGACACTATGTACATCAACGCCATTGCCTTGATTATTTTGCTCGGTATTTTTCTTGATACCACGCTCTACTACGAAGGCGCGTTGCTTATCGCGATGCTTGGCTTTGTCAGTACTTCGGCGATTTGTAAATTTGTTCTACGTGGCGACATCATCGAATAA
- a CDS encoding MDR family MFS transporter, whose amino-acid sequence MLDHSNKLLQWRRLKSFNTPVWTVLIGSLLARTSYFMAWPYLITILYRNHGASEVTVGAMLAGSAFVGATSGLYTGYLSDKLGRRPVMVIGGLVAAFAYAGIGLAQEIWQFGLFLMFTGLMRPMIETPAKAVIGDHLPDNKDRELGLNIRYFLINLGGAIGPVIGITLALSNPQLLFLICALVYLGFSVFLFFGIQDIKKSASQTLLPNFRETVSILKKDRIFLYLLAANFIMMFVYAQYESSVPQIIVRSSIDDAAALIALLVLTNTLTIVLFQFPMLHLLERFALNVRTRLGMTLMGVSQLIFLSNIDGAAWLWIFATFVLSMGEVIAFPTLNVQIDEIAPKHLRGSYFGAATLSSLGFSAAPLIGGAILHYFNADWLFLFCFALSLVMIGLYYRVQKIVTLKNNALSC is encoded by the coding sequence ATGTTGGATCACTCAAATAAACTGCTGCAATGGCGACGCTTAAAATCCTTTAACACCCCGGTTTGGACTGTTCTCATTGGTTCTCTGCTGGCACGCACAAGCTATTTTATGGCGTGGCCCTATCTAATTACCATTCTGTATCGCAACCATGGCGCCAGTGAAGTTACCGTCGGTGCTATGTTGGCTGGCTCTGCATTTGTCGGCGCAACATCCGGACTTTATACCGGCTATCTGTCTGACAAATTAGGCCGTCGCCCAGTGATGGTTATCGGCGGATTAGTTGCAGCCTTTGCTTATGCTGGTATTGGCTTAGCGCAAGAAATTTGGCAGTTCGGATTATTTTTAATGTTCACTGGGTTAATGCGCCCAATGATCGAAACACCCGCCAAGGCGGTTATTGGTGATCACTTACCCGATAACAAAGATCGCGAATTAGGCTTAAACATTCGCTATTTCTTAATTAATTTAGGTGGCGCTATTGGCCCTGTGATTGGTATTACCTTAGCACTGAGTAATCCTCAGCTACTGTTTTTGATTTGCGCCCTAGTGTATTTGGGCTTTAGCGTATTTTTATTTTTTGGCATTCAGGATATTAAAAAATCCGCCAGCCAAACGCTGCTGCCAAACTTTCGTGAAACAGTCAGCATTCTAAAAAAAGACCGTATTTTTTTATACCTACTGGCGGCCAACTTCATCATGATGTTTGTCTATGCTCAGTATGAATCCTCGGTACCGCAAATTATTGTCCGCTCAAGCATTGATGATGCTGCAGCCCTGATAGCTTTGTTGGTGCTTACCAACACGCTCACCATCGTGCTATTCCAATTCCCTATGCTGCATTTACTAGAGCGATTTGCACTCAATGTTCGTACTCGATTAGGTATGACACTGATGGGCGTTTCTCAGCTTATCTTTTTAAGCAATATCGACGGCGCGGCCTGGTTGTGGATATTTGCAACCTTTGTCTTAAGCATGGGAGAAGTCATTGCCTTCCCAACGTTGAATGTTCAGATCGATGAAATAGCACCGAAACATTTGCGTGGCTCGTACTTTGGCGCCGCGACGTTATCATCGTTAGGCTTTTCGGCAGCGCCGTTAATCGGTGGCGCTATCCTGCATTACTTTAACGCTGACTGGCTATTCCTATTTTGCTTTGCTTTAAGTTTAGTAATGATCGGCCTGTACTACCGAGTACAAAAAATAGTGACGCTAAAAAACAACGCTCTCAGCTGCTAA
- a CDS encoding AAA family ATPase: protein MNACLFFYGKSGSGKSFAGDLLAELLGWQLYHADQDITPEMQTALANQQPFTNAMRDQFFYNVGEKIQQLNSQHHRLIVTQGAYKQKHRDYLKSKLPQLYLVQVNCPDEQIMQRIEQRKSGISLASAKALLADFEASVQGDYVLENGGSRQQLIASMVHMAEQMPELFSTEELATLTQAAKVAQG from the coding sequence GTGAACGCCTGCTTATTTTTTTACGGTAAATCCGGCTCGGGTAAATCCTTTGCCGGAGACCTTCTCGCCGAATTACTCGGTTGGCAGCTTTACCATGCCGACCAAGACATCACTCCAGAAATGCAAACCGCATTAGCAAACCAGCAACCCTTTACCAATGCGATGCGTGATCAGTTTTTTTATAATGTTGGCGAAAAAATCCAGCAGCTTAACAGCCAACATCATCGCCTCATCGTCACCCAAGGCGCTTACAAACAAAAGCACCGTGATTACCTTAAATCGAAACTGCCGCAACTATATTTAGTGCAAGTAAATTGCCCCGATGAACAAATTATGCAGCGGATAGAGCAACGAAAAAGCGGCATCAGCCTGGCTAGCGCAAAGGCGTTATTGGCTGACTTTGAAGCTTCAGTGCAAGGGGATTACGTACTGGAAAACGGTGGCTCACGCCAACAACTCATTGCGAGTATGGTGCACATGGCAGAACAAATGCCGGAGTTATTTTCAACAGAAGAACTGGCCACTCTTACTCAAGCAGCAAAAGTGGCACAAGGATAA
- a CDS encoding DUF6500 family protein, translating to MQTKLRQHAIGICNKKIDQKGSDVGISFYAFFKNKNDDPEALMSAATWWITKHKLDHFEKAIKIKQLLEQGL from the coding sequence ATGCAAACCAAACTAAGACAGCATGCCATTGGCATCTGCAACAAGAAGATAGACCAAAAAGGCAGCGATGTTGGCATTTCGTTTTATGCCTTTTTTAAAAACAAAAACGACGACCCCGAGGCGTTGATGAGTGCAGCGACCTGGTGGATTACCAAACATAAACTCGACCACTTTGAAAAGGCAATTAAGATCAAACAGCTGCTTGAGCAGGGTTTGTAG
- a CDS encoding AlkA N-terminal domain-containing protein, which translates to MKPALSNEQCHQARLAKDSRFDGAFFTAVKSTGIFCRPICPARAPKEENVEYFATAAGALHAGYRPCLRCRPDSAPGSSAWLGTQTSVKRAMQLIESGALNEQSIPGLAERLGMGERHLRNLFQQHVGLSPKAFATCHQLLFAKQLLHNSNLAIAEIAYASGFGSVRRFNDAFKQQIKLTPSQLRGNQQNQASTEQQLNLTLKTPFNWQQLLDFYRLRAVDGIEQVTEHSYRRSVRVADSHGWFEASYQPKQKDNVLQVRFELSDLVQLRPLISQVRRLFDLDADTQRIESDLKQTPLAPYLTEGIRIPGVWSAWEAGVRAILGQQVSVKAAITQLNRLVASLNQHRDADWYFPTPEELINADLSVLKMPAARRETLARFAHFIAEHGDQSPKDWLTLKGIGPWTVNYARLRGLSEPDCFLATDLIVKKVLSSLPAITADAVSPWGSYATFHCWHSYSSGLN; encoded by the coding sequence ATGAAGCCTGCACTTTCTAATGAACAATGCCACCAAGCCCGACTGGCGAAAGACAGCCGCTTCGACGGTGCCTTCTTTACCGCTGTAAAAAGCACCGGAATTTTCTGCCGACCAATTTGCCCAGCCCGCGCACCGAAAGAAGAAAATGTCGAATACTTTGCAACAGCCGCAGGCGCATTACATGCGGGCTATCGTCCCTGCCTGCGCTGCCGACCCGACAGCGCTCCGGGTTCTTCCGCTTGGCTTGGCACCCAAACCAGCGTTAAGCGAGCCATGCAGTTGATTGAAAGTGGCGCGTTGAATGAGCAATCGATCCCCGGGCTTGCCGAGCGACTCGGCATGGGTGAACGCCATTTACGCAATCTGTTTCAGCAGCATGTTGGACTTTCACCGAAAGCCTTTGCTACCTGTCATCAGCTGCTATTCGCCAAGCAACTATTACACAACAGTAATTTAGCCATAGCAGAAATTGCCTACGCATCTGGGTTTGGTTCTGTGCGTCGTTTTAATGATGCGTTTAAGCAACAGATTAAACTAACGCCGAGCCAATTAAGAGGCAATCAGCAGAACCAAGCCAGCACAGAACAGCAACTAAACCTGACGTTAAAAACGCCGTTCAACTGGCAGCAGTTGCTGGATTTTTATCGCTTACGCGCTGTCGACGGTATCGAACAGGTTACTGAACATAGCTATCGCCGCTCGGTTCGCGTAGCTGACTCGCACGGCTGGTTTGAAGCCAGCTACCAGCCAAAACAAAAAGACAATGTTTTGCAGGTGCGTTTTGAACTAAGCGATCTGGTACAGCTGCGGCCGTTGATCAGCCAAGTTAGGCGGCTGTTCGATTTAGACGCCGACACACAACGTATTGAGTCTGATTTAAAACAAACCCCGTTAGCACCATACCTGACTGAAGGCATTCGCATCCCCGGCGTTTGGTCAGCTTGGGAAGCAGGAGTGCGTGCCATTCTTGGTCAGCAAGTCTCGGTAAAAGCGGCCATTACCCAACTGAACCGGTTGGTCGCTTCACTAAATCAACATCGCGATGCTGACTGGTATTTTCCTACACCGGAAGAATTGATCAATGCCGACTTATCGGTATTAAAAATGCCAGCGGCGCGGCGCGAAACGTTAGCTCGCTTTGCTCACTTTATTGCCGAGCACGGTGATCAATCACCCAAGGATTGGCTAACGCTGAAAGGGATTGGCCCTTGGACAGTCAACTATGCGCGCTTGCGTGGTCTATCAGAACCCGACTGTTTTTTGGCTACCGACCTTATCGTTAAAAAGGTGTTGTCGTCGTTACCAGCAATCACTGCCGATGCCGTATCGCCTTGGGGAAGTTATGCCACATTTCATTGCTGGCACAGCTATTCAAGCGGTTTAAATTAA
- a CDS encoding YecH family metal-binding protein produces MQSIHGHDVMQMMINSNQSYSKASLIEKINQQFGEQCRFHTCSAEDMDAAQLVDFLAQQGKFFEQADGFRTDDSKMCNHE; encoded by the coding sequence ATGCAAAGTATCCACGGTCACGACGTCATGCAGATGATGATCAACAGTAATCAAAGCTACAGCAAAGCCTCTCTCATCGAGAAAATTAACCAACAATTTGGCGAGCAATGTCGCTTTCATACCTGCTCTGCAGAAGATATGGATGCCGCTCAGCTGGTCGACTTTTTAGCTCAGCAGGGTAAGTTTTTTGAGCAAGCAGACGGCTTTCGTACCGACGACAGTAAAATGTGCAACCACGAATAA
- a CDS encoding ribonuclease J, which translates to MNMNLYGHNGQWLLVDCGMTFNEPLSPEDSKLHELVTANPEFIVERNDQLAGLVITHAHEDHIGAVAALWPKLQCPVYGSKFTLEVLRNKLRGKLEGKVPLQEIESNKPVSIGNFQVEWLPVTHSVPESHAILLRTDAGTVLHTADWKIDPDPVIGAPFNADQFKELGNENISAMVCDSTNSTRPGHSESEGDCYEGLLKYVEQAKGKVVVSCFGSNIARLITLGRIANRTGRYMAVMGRSMHTMVRSAKRAGIWPKDVKLTETNHLAYLPPEEVLAVATGSQGEPRTALNRLANDRFYDFDIKEGDTVIFSSMVIPGNELAVQRMVDQLKRKKIEVIEAAEVDELIHASGHPCADEVAELYRWVKPALAVPVHGEREHLLANASIARRSGVPRQLTGKNGDLFVLNDPAVRINQVKTGRIAITQD; encoded by the coding sequence ATGAACATGAACCTTTACGGCCACAACGGCCAGTGGCTTCTGGTTGATTGTGGCATGACCTTTAACGAGCCACTGAGCCCAGAAGACAGCAAATTACATGAGTTGGTAACCGCCAATCCAGAATTTATCGTAGAACGCAACGATCAACTTGCTGGCCTAGTTATTACCCATGCACACGAAGACCATATCGGCGCGGTTGCAGCGCTGTGGCCAAAACTCCAATGCCCCGTTTACGGCTCTAAATTTACCCTTGAAGTGTTGCGCAACAAGTTGCGTGGCAAGCTCGAAGGCAAGGTGCCCTTGCAGGAAATTGAATCGAATAAGCCGGTCAGCATTGGTAATTTTCAGGTTGAATGGCTGCCGGTAACTCATTCGGTACCAGAGTCTCATGCCATTTTATTACGCACCGACGCAGGCACGGTATTACATACGGCCGATTGGAAAATAGATCCTGACCCAGTCATTGGTGCGCCCTTTAATGCCGACCAATTTAAAGAGCTGGGCAATGAAAACATCAGCGCCATGGTGTGTGATTCGACCAATTCGACGCGACCAGGTCATTCAGAGTCCGAAGGGGATTGCTACGAAGGTTTGCTGAAATACGTCGAGCAAGCCAAGGGTAAGGTGGTGGTGAGCTGCTTTGGTAGCAACATTGCTCGGCTGATTACCTTGGGGCGTATTGCCAATCGAACTGGCCGATATATGGCGGTTATGGGGCGCTCGATGCACACCATGGTACGTTCAGCCAAACGTGCCGGTATTTGGCCAAAAGATGTCAAACTCACCGAAACCAACCATCTGGCTTATTTGCCGCCAGAAGAAGTGCTTGCTGTCGCCACCGGTAGCCAAGGCGAGCCTCGAACGGCCTTGAACCGATTGGCGAACGATCGCTTTTATGATTTTGATATCAAAGAAGGCGATACCGTGATCTTTAGTTCGATGGTGATTCCGGGTAACGAGTTGGCGGTGCAGCGTATGGTCGACCAACTGAAACGCAAAAAAATTGAGGTGATTGAAGCCGCCGAAGTCGACGAGCTTATTCATGCGTCGGGTCATCCCTGTGCAGATGAAGTGGCCGAGCTTTATCGTTGGGTGAAGCCAGCATTGGCCGTACCAGTGCATGGTGAGCGTGAGCATCTGTTAGCCAATGCATCGATTGCTCGGCGCAGTGGCGTGCCGCGTCAGCTGACGGGCAAAAATGGCGATCTGTTTGTGTTGAACGACCCAGCTGTACGTATTAATCAGGTGAAAACAGGCCGTATTGCGATCACTCAGGACTGA
- the zntR gene encoding Zn(2+)-responsive transcriptional regulator, translating to MKIGELAKQSGLSTHTLRYYEKSGLLKASQRSEGNYRLYSSEDLSTARFIKRAREIGFSLEEVAEFLSIRADLPHHQCADAKALADHKIEQVQNQIKELQQMVRALTRLSTACCGGAESAIHCSIMEALESDHDH from the coding sequence ATGAAAATTGGCGAGCTGGCAAAACAATCTGGATTATCGACTCACACACTGCGTTATTATGAAAAATCCGGTTTACTCAAAGCTTCACAACGCAGTGAAGGCAACTACCGACTTTATTCTTCTGAAGACTTATCGACCGCTCGTTTTATTAAACGCGCACGTGAGATAGGTTTTAGTTTGGAAGAGGTGGCTGAGTTTTTATCTATTCGTGCCGACTTGCCACATCATCAATGTGCCGACGCTAAAGCGTTGGCCGACCATAAGATTGAACAGGTACAAAATCAGATAAAAGAATTGCAGCAGATGGTGCGGGCGCTCACTAGACTCTCTACCGCCTGTTGCGGTGGTGCAGAAAGCGCCATCCATTGCTCAATTATGGAAGCGCTCGAAAGCGATCACGATCACTAG
- a CDS encoding NUDIX hydrolase encodes MPRFNIRYNPFNGAEISITDETIDASAIDQLIQQLSQQSIDLIWFTLPIQHAYAVPILTDAGFVFHLCQEDKITLIRRLKANSLAPFAPTHTLGVGGVVQHQDGRVLLVRDRMMNGKGFKIPGGYVDLGENIEAAVKREVFEETGIEAQFHSVVGVVSKHPHQFNKSNQYFVCSLTANTTEINVIDTHEIELAAWLSPEDFIADEDSSRFHRHLVASLIGKNGLSKSDFKFDSQSPAQWEMLLA; translated from the coding sequence ATGCCTCGCTTTAACATCCGTTACAATCCCTTTAACGGTGCAGAAATTAGCATTACGGATGAAACCATCGACGCCTCCGCGATTGACCAGCTGATACAGCAACTATCGCAGCAATCTATCGACCTTATTTGGTTTACGCTACCTATCCAGCACGCTTACGCCGTACCAATTTTAACTGACGCTGGTTTTGTTTTTCATCTTTGCCAAGAAGATAAAATCACCCTCATTCGGCGACTCAAAGCTAATAGTCTTGCTCCCTTTGCACCGACACATACGCTCGGCGTTGGCGGCGTTGTTCAACACCAAGACGGCCGTGTGCTACTGGTACGCGACCGCATGATGAATGGCAAGGGCTTTAAAATACCTGGAGGCTATGTCGATTTAGGCGAGAACATTGAAGCGGCTGTTAAGCGTGAAGTGTTTGAAGAAACAGGTATCGAGGCACAGTTTCACAGTGTGGTTGGGGTTGTCTCTAAACACCCACATCAGTTCAATAAATCGAACCAATATTTTGTCTGTTCTTTAACGGCCAATACCACCGAGATTAACGTCATCGATACGCATGAAATCGAACTCGCTGCTTGGCTTTCGCCGGAAGATTTTATCGCCGATGAAGACAGCAGCCGATTCCACCGGCACTTGGTGGCATCACTCATTGGCAAAAACGGCTTAAGTAAAAGTGACTTCAAATTTGATAGCCAATCTCCCGCGCAATGGGAAATGTTGCTAGCCTAA
- a CDS encoding TetR/AcrR family transcriptional regulator yields MAQISKKIQIAETALPLFLNDGFKATSIDKVVKASKVSKPTIYNHFPDKEALLYFALQHWLEQQETPLIQATGELDLQHQISQHWLTQEAILFYGLFLGEGHNAHEAKTLFLTQFDEPWRHALRTWSISHKKDPEQWQHYISHKIVASRFYTAME; encoded by the coding sequence ATGGCCCAAATTTCTAAAAAAATTCAAATTGCCGAAACTGCTTTACCTCTGTTTTTAAATGACGGTTTTAAAGCCACCTCGATCGATAAGGTGGTCAAAGCATCTAAGGTTTCTAAACCGACAATTTATAATCACTTTCCTGATAAAGAAGCATTACTCTATTTTGCTTTGCAGCACTGGCTCGAACAGCAAGAGACACCTCTCATTCAGGCAACAGGTGAGCTAGATTTACAACACCAAATTAGCCAGCACTGGCTGACGCAAGAAGCCATTCTGTTTTACGGGCTGTTTCTTGGCGAAGGCCACAATGCGCACGAGGCCAAAACACTATTTTTAACGCAGTTCGATGAACCATGGCGCCATGCGTTACGTACTTGGTCTATAAGCCATAAAAAAGACCCCGAACAATGGCAACACTATATCAGCCACAAAATTGTCGCTTCTAGATTCTATACTGCTATGGAATAA
- the trpA gene encoding tryptophan synthase subunit alpha gives MIPQQHQKLQVMSHAVVGFPSLDENEKAIAGLVEAGVNLIELQVPFSDPVADGHTLVNACYDALKMGGSVKATLELAAKVTKAHPQASFILMSYLNPLYRYGLEKLFEDAAAAGIKAMIIPDMPVEQIEPWLPKLDALGIAPILMVTPNISDERVAKIAANARGFIYVVSRMGVTGKQTQWGEEFENYVARIRTHTDLPLAIGFGVRAAEDLKALTGTAEIAAFCSKYIEWQRDQGSDKAAEKMHQLLQDSGLAG, from the coding sequence ATGATTCCGCAGCAGCACCAAAAATTACAGGTTATGTCGCACGCCGTGGTTGGCTTTCCGAGCTTGGATGAAAACGAAAAAGCCATTGCAGGCTTGGTTGAAGCAGGCGTTAATCTAATCGAATTGCAGGTACCCTTTAGTGACCCCGTTGCCGATGGTCATACGCTGGTGAATGCCTGTTACGATGCACTCAAAATGGGTGGCTCGGTGAAAGCGACATTAGAATTAGCAGCAAAGGTGACTAAAGCGCATCCGCAAGCTAGCTTTATTTTAATGAGCTATCTTAATCCGCTGTATCGATACGGTTTGGAAAAATTATTTGAAGATGCCGCCGCTGCTGGCATTAAAGCCATGATTATTCCTGATATGCCCGTTGAGCAAATTGAGCCTTGGTTGCCGAAACTTGATGCCTTAGGCATTGCGCCGATTTTAATGGTGACTCCTAATATCAGCGATGAGCGTGTGGCAAAAATAGCCGCTAATGCGCGTGGTTTTATTTACGTTGTTTCTCGTATGGGTGTCACCGGTAAGCAAACGCAATGGGGTGAAGAGTTTGAGAATTACGTTGCCCGTATTCGTACACACACCGACTTACCACTAGCGATTGGTTTTGGCGTACGTGCGGCAGAAGATTTAAAAGCCTTAACTGGTACCGCAGAAATCGCTGCGTTTTGTTCAAAATACATTGAATGGCAACGCGATCAGGGCAGTGATAAGGCCGCAGAAAAAATGCACCAGTTGTTGCAAGATTCTGGTCTAGCAGGCTAA
- a CDS encoding Na+/H+ antiporter subunit G → MTINEIITAVLLLIGGLFLFIGSIGLVRLPDFFTRLHAPTKASTLGIGAVLIASLVYFSSQESGINIKELLITLFIVLSAPITAHMLSKAALHVRLPMQDNTLNKDMVEKIRNRESS, encoded by the coding sequence ATGACTATTAACGAAATTATAACCGCCGTATTACTGCTCATTGGCGGTCTGTTTTTATTTATTGGCTCAATTGGTTTGGTTCGATTACCGGACTTTTTCACCCGTCTACACGCACCGACAAAAGCCTCAACATTAGGCATCGGCGCGGTACTCATTGCCTCATTGGTTTATTTTTCTAGCCAAGAAAGCGGCATTAATATTAAAGAATTGTTGATCACCTTATTTATTGTTTTGAGTGCGCCGATAACCGCTCACATGCTTTCTAAAGCTGCGCTGCATGTGCGCCTGCCAATGCAAGACAACACCTTAAATAAAGACATGGTCGAAAAAATTCGCAATAGAGAATCGTCTTAA
- a CDS encoding methylated-DNA--[protein]-cysteine S-methyltransferase: MNYYTQVNSPLGIVCLQANDEGLLGLWFETNTTKPNELGKEAPEHPILIMAKQELELYFTGKLKSFTVPCVAHGTPFQQQVWQALCRIPFGESWSYAQLAEAIGNPKAVRAVGLANGKNPISVIVPCHRVIGKSGKLTGYAGGIERKSWLLNHETGKP, encoded by the coding sequence ATGAATTACTACACTCAGGTTAATAGCCCGCTGGGCATCGTCTGCTTACAAGCCAACGATGAAGGCTTGCTTGGGCTTTGGTTTGAAACAAACACCACGAAGCCGAATGAATTGGGCAAAGAAGCGCCTGAACATCCCATTCTTATAATGGCGAAGCAAGAATTAGAGCTTTATTTTACTGGCAAGCTGAAAAGTTTTACCGTGCCTTGCGTCGCTCACGGCACGCCATTCCAACAACAGGTTTGGCAAGCTTTATGTCGAATTCCCTTTGGCGAAAGCTGGAGTTATGCTCAGCTGGCCGAGGCGATTGGCAACCCCAAAGCCGTACGCGCGGTTGGCCTTGCTAATGGTAAAAACCCAATCTCAGTGATTGTGCCGTGCCATCGCGTGATCGGTAAAAGCGGTAAACTCACCGGTTATGCTGGCGGCATAGAACGAAAATCTTGGTTGCTAAACCATGAGACTGGCAAACCCTAA